The following coding sequences are from one Dreissena polymorpha isolate Duluth1 chromosome 8, UMN_Dpol_1.0, whole genome shotgun sequence window:
- the LOC127841629 gene encoding uncharacterized protein LOC127841629 isoform X3, protein MMCLFLKHPDLTHYQGGRRIEVVMDISDIMGEPTSGEYSSCTLPFNLLHSQREKLFEHADQLNENDSSDVDKVFATQNKNSIPLPPIQAFVEGVHEGFIDLPDASQSDLNMEITHVCSSMQEKLPNTETELHVCQSVNTENVPVCLSLLQDKVNNSVAEICPDIGIELKPLCLSLTQERSINKSAEIYSDIKTDIVHMCHSPVHNPSDLTKQVKPKNKNASFSSFSEELTYAHAYENVELKTDDVEPLCICPSHDDSFNATTEELVYLNVIEPVCISPKSRELTVIEDDGLKMSLVHCECPPSNRKAIPANQVFQIDGELFYIPSAKLLNIGSLQIYGYEKGGSWYVPMALLNRILEADVQELFTQVAISSCFSLIFQRMGKNEIDFLKQKCSFDDTVESGYLISTSDLQYICSAIADELYDNVIQTLAYGNLCENKLQENSMCSSCGLTIKNSGASGSFSLSGGSNDCLQSNAKKTSEIKDVGDSTVNEKENVDYNAKAENEYESEFDMGRKAFRTRLKMLQNTIETGYKQRIKQSKSNLNYVINKAKSHKKQRDSIAEIVLAVGDYIVKDITVFKNRMKTNKVVLTNSKQCKMEEIDFEGKSLKEKERSDRKDPVFDPELETKMAANHLEKIAEAFDSYDWRAAEFQEPIYLNMDDDQGCFYKYDMLTDEHLVEIVNSAAMEADRTYQNGKSVHIDVDKDQLEGGSVSTDNKDDLSLNMNNSGDGWNDELCKETKIDMPHEKGDSLNAVPYNNLYSGHVKEVNDHVGPIVDKPQMNSDCRHEIKMKNGIIQSSSNIKKRVMRNGGLKENIQKKSKMTTKQHLNGCKLLNTELTKENSKCENSVISERSIDVSEAENGRTNMPGQIHVTKKEDMEPQVKAEEYPRQVVSSQHGLTQKKEMEENIRKFVKFSCNLTLEGNIKSKVEGFVPGAEQVFPALFSPDPNHLMARYLRKRFCFAAEEFMDHLLKQNHVRESLPQGNHVLSETLQEKRNCSDVQPKSLYSQHIPNHCIKETSSIVSQESPLKENSICSSIQKTSPDRQAVPNVTYSSSIMCSTNTDCPTLKLVLRPQVPKMLIKKNPKTCDFNAIPLDRVDAEVLPFNTYARCQSSQSNEVKVFDSKMSQKNEISSSIKEKLVELRNYSKSRCDQSVSESANTNFEDCTEEQTSISDNPKHDFEALVTVADGKSAVSGVENDDNGIDSCIVVERRERRKHIILKFKRSTSLQLDVNNNGVTTNSTVAVQPNPVQVESAGSEEGITQSDRTGHVVKTSLSVNGGDNQKQLLSKTLVRRKRTKSENSCGIKMKFRRLSEEKVFSSEFVTQLSNAELAISDKQTKGKELKDKVEEIQSVVTCPKQMWDLDVFKCFVRLQRVCIPGCNFSFFV, encoded by the exons ATGATGTGTCTATTTCTGAAACATCCAGATCTGACACATTACCAGGGTGGACGTAGAATCGAGGTTGTCATGGATATCAGTGACATTATGGGAGAACCAACATCTGGTGAATATAGCTCCTGCACTTTGCCATTCAATTTGCTGCATTCACAGAGGGAAAAGCTGTTCGAACATGCAGACCAACTGAATGAAAATGATAGCTCGGATGTTGATAAAGTGTTTGCTACGCAAAACAAGAACAGCATACCACTACCTCCAATACAAGCTTTTGTTGAGGGGGTGCATGAAGGATTCATTGATTTACCTGATGCATCGCAATCAGATCTCAATATGGAAATCACACATGTTTGCTCTTCCATGCAAGAAAAACTGCCTAACACAGAAACTGAATTACATGTTTGTCAAAGTGTAAATACAGAAAATGTTCCTGTTTGTCTTTCTCTTTTGCAAGACAAAGTAAATAATTCAGTAGCTGAAATATGTCCAGACATTGGAATAGAGCTCAAACCTTTGTGCCTTTCTTTAACACAAGAAAGATCAATTAATAAAAGTGCTGAAATATATTCAGACATTAAAACAGATATTGTACATATGTGTCATTCCCCTGTGCATAATCCATCTGACTTGACCAAACAAGTCAAACCTAAAAACAAAAATGCAAGCTTTTCTTCTTTTTCAGAAGAATTAACTTACGCACATGCTTATGAAAATGTAGAGCTCAAAACGGATGATGTAGAACCCTTATGCATTTGCCCGTCGCATGATGATTCTTTCAATGCAACAACAGAGGAACTGGTATATCTGAATGTCATTGAACCTGTGTGCATTTCCCCAAAATCAAGAGAACTGACAGTGATAGAGGATGATGGCTTGAAGATGTCACTGGTACATTGTGAATGTCCTCCGAGCAACCGGAAAGCAATACCAGCCAACCAAGTGTTCCAAATCGATGGAGAGCTCTTCTATATTCCATCAGCCAAACTCTTGAACATCGGTAGCCTGCAGATTTATGGATATGAGAAAGGAGGGAGCTGGTATGTTCCAATGGCTCTGTTGAACAGAATTCTTGAAGCTGATGTTCAGGAGCTATTTACTCAAGTTGCCATAAGTAGCTGCTTTAGTTTGATATTCCAACGAATGggtaaaaatgaaatagattTTTTGAAACAGAAATGTTCTTTTGATGACACAGTTGAAAGTGGATATTTAATAAGTACATCAGATTTGCAGTATATTTGTTCTGCCATCGCAGATGAACTTTATGATAATGTGATACAGACACTTGCATATGGTAATCTGTGTGAAAATAAATTACAGGAAAATTCTATGTGCTCAAGTTGTGGTTTAACTATTAAAAATTCTGGTGCATCAGGGTCCTTTTCTTTGAGTGGAGGAAGTAATGACTGTCTTCAGAGTAATGCCAAAAAGACAAGTGAAATCAAAGATGTAGGTGATagcactgttaatgaaaaagaaaATGTGGACTACAATGCTAAAGCAGAGAATGAGTATGAATCAGAGTTTGACATGGGAAGGAAAGCGTTTAGAACACGTCTTAAAATGCTACAGAATACCATAGAAACAGGATACAAGCAAAGAATTAAACAGAGCAAATCAAATCTTAATTATGTAATCAATAAAGCAAAAAGTCACAAGAAACAGAGGGATTCAATTGCAGAAATTGTTCTTGCTGTTGGAGATTACATTGTTAAAGACATCACAGTATTTAAAAACAGAATGAAGACCAATAAGGTTGTGTTGACAAATTCCAAGCAATGCAAGATGGAAGAAATTGATTTTGAAGGCAAATCATTGAAAGAAAAAGAGAGATCAGATCGCAAAGATCCAGTCTTTGATCCTGAACTTGAAACAAAGATGGCAGCAAATCATTTAGAAAAAATCGCAGAGGCGTTTGACAGCTATGACTGGAGAGCAGCAGAGTTTCAGGAACCGATATACTTGAACATGGATGATGATCAAGGATGCTTTTACAAATATGACATGCTGACTGATGAACACTTAGTTGAAATTGTCAACTCTGCAGCAATGGAAGCTGACAGAACATATCAGAATGGAAAGAGTGTACACATTGATGTTGACAAAGATCAATTAGAAGGGGGCTCTGTTTCTACAGACAACAAAGAcgatttaagtttaaacatgaaCAACTCAGGAGATGGTTGGAATGATGAATTGTGTAAAGAAACAAAGATAGATATGCCACATGAAAAGGGTGATTCCTTGAATGCTGTGCCTTATAATAATCTTTATTCTGGTCATGTCAAGGAGGTAAATGACCATGTTGGACCAATTGTTGATAAACCTCAGATGAATTCTGATTGTAGacatgaaattaaaatgaaaaatggcATTATTCAATCTTCATCAAATATAAAGAAAAGAGTGATGAGGAATGGTGGTTTGAAAGAAAATATTCAAAAGAAAAGCAAAATGACAACTAAGCAACATCTAAATGGTTGCAAACTTTTAAACACAGAACTGACAAAAGAAAATTCCAAATGTGAGAACAGCGTAATATCTGAACGGTCTATAGATGTTTCTGAGGCTGAAAATGGTAGGACAAACATGCCTGGGCAAATACATGTTACAAAAAAGGAAGACATGGAGCCCCAAGTTAAGGCTGAAGAGTACCCAAGGCAGGTTGTGTCAAGTCAACATGGGTTGACACAAAAGAAAGAAATGGAAGAAAATATAAGGAAGTTTGTGAAATTCTCATGTAATTTGACATTGGAAGGCAATATTAAGAGCAAGGTAGAGGGATTTGTTCCTGGGGCAGAACAGGTGTTTCCAG CCTTGTTTTCTCCTGATCCCAATCATTTGATGGCAAGATATCTTCGCAAAAGATTCTGCTTCGCAGCAGAGGAATTTATGGACCATTTACTTAAACAGAATCATGTCAGGGAAAGCCTTCCTCAGGGCAACCATGTATTATCTGAAACTTTGCAAGAGAAGAGAAACTGCTCAGATGTTCAGCCAAAATCACTGTATTCACAACATATTCCAAACCACTGTATCAAAGAGACTTCATCTATCGTTTCACAAGAGTctcctttaaaagaaaacagtataTGTTCAAGTATACAAAAGACTTCTCCAGACAGACAAGCTGTGCCGAACGTAACCTATTCCTCCAGCATTATGTGTTCCACAAACACTGATTGCCCAACACTGAAGTTGGTTTTGAGACCTCAGGTGCcgaaaatgttaataaaaaagaatcccaAAACATGTGATTTTAATGCAATACCACTTGACAGGGTAGATGCTGAAGTATTGCCTTTCAACACATATGCTAGATGTCAGTCTTCACAATCAAATGAGGTCAAAGTTTTTGATTCAAAAATGAGTCAGAAAAACGAAATAAGCAGTTCTATAAAGGAAAAGCTGGTGGAACTCAGAAATTACAGCAAGAGCAGATGCGATCAGAGTGTTTCAGAGAGCGCTAATACAAATTTTGAAGACTGTACAGAGGAACAAACTAGCATCAGTGATAATCCTAAACATGATTTTGAAGCTTTAGTTACTGTAGCTGATGGTAAAAGTGCTGTATCTGGTgttgaaaatgatgataatggCATCGACTCTTGCATTGTAGTGGAAAGAAGAGAGAGACGAAAACATATTATCCTCAAGTTCAAACGTTCCACTTCCTTGCAGCTAGATGTGAACAATAATGGTGTCACAACCAACAGTACTGTAGCTGTTCAACCCAACCCTGTGCAGGTTGAATCGGCTGGAAGTGAAGAGGGAATCACACAATCTGATCGAACAGGTCACGTTGTCAAGACAAGTTTGTCTGTCAATGGAGGTGACAATCAAAAGCAGTTATTATCAAAAACCTTAGTTAGAAGAAAAAGGACAAAAAGTGAAAATAGCTGCGGAATAAAAATGAAATTCCGTAGATTAAGTGAAGAAAAGGTTTTCTCTTCAGAGTTTGTTACTCAGTTATCCAATGCGGAGCTTGCAATTTCTGATAAACAAACCAAAGGGAAAGAACTTAAAGATAAAGTGGAAGAAATCCAGTCAGTAGTTACCTGCCCAAAACAAATGTGGGATTTGGatgtgtttaaatgttttgttcgattgcAACGAGTGTGCATTCCAGGATGCAATTTTTCTTTCTTTGTTTGA